From Bosea sp. NBC_00550, the proteins below share one genomic window:
- the rpsJ gene encoding 30S ribosomal protein S10, whose translation MNGQNIRIRLKAFDHRILDASTREIVSTAKRTGAQVRGPIPLPTLIEKFTVNRSPHIDKKSREQFEMRTHKRVLDIVDPTPQTVDALMKLDLAAGVDVEIKL comes from the coding sequence ATGAACGGTCAGAACATTCGGATCCGCCTCAAGGCGTTCGACCACCGCATCCTCGACGCGTCCACGCGCGAGATCGTGTCGACCGCGAAGCGGACGGGCGCTCAGGTCCGCGGGCCGATTCCGCTGCCCACGCTCATCGAGAAGTTCACCGTCAACCGCTCGCCGCACATCGACAAGAAGTCGCGCGAGCAGTTTGAGATGCGGACCCACAAGCGGGTTCTCGACATCGTCGACCCGACCCCGCAGACGGTCGACGCCCTCATGAAGCTCGATCTCGCCGCCGGCGTCGACGTCGAAATCAAGCTCTGA
- a CDS encoding 50S ribosomal protein L23, with product MSQSKNLDPRHYDVIVAPVITEKATMLSEHNKVVFKVARTATKPQIKAAIEKLFDVKVKSVNTIVTEGKVKVFRGRLGQRSDVKKAVVTLEEGHSIDVTTGL from the coding sequence ATGAGCCAGTCCAAGAATCTGGACCCGCGCCACTACGATGTGATCGTGGCGCCGGTCATCACCGAGAAGGCGACGATGCTCTCCGAGCACAACAAGGTCGTCTTCAAGGTTGCGCGCACCGCGACCAAGCCGCAGATCAAGGCGGCGATCGAGAAGCTCTTCGACGTCAAGGTCAAGAGCGTCAACACGATCGTCACCGAAGGCAAGGTCAAGGTCTTCCGTGGCCGCCTCGGCCAGCGCTCGGACGTCAAGAAGGCCGTTGTGACCCTCGAAGAGGGCCACTCGATCGACGTGACCACGGGCCTCTGA
- the rplB gene encoding 50S ribosomal protein L2, with product MALKHFKPITPSLRQLVIVDRSELYKGKPVKVLTEGKSSSGGRNNLGRITVRFRGGGHKRTLRLVDFKRRGKDGIPATVERLEYDPNRTAFIALIKYQDGEQAYILAPQRLAVGDTVISGESVDVKPGNAAPMGSLPIGTIVHNVELKIGKGGALARSAGNYAQIVGRDQGYVIVRLNSGEQRLISGQCYATVGAVSNPDHMNRNDGKAGRSRWLGRRPHNRGVSMNPVDHPHGGGEGRTSGGRHPVTPWGLPTKGKKTRSNKRTDTFIVSSRHARKKKN from the coding sequence ATGGCTTTGAAACACTTCAAGCCGATCACGCCGAGCCTTCGCCAGCTCGTGATCGTCGACCGCAGCGAGCTCTACAAGGGCAAGCCGGTCAAGGTGCTGACCGAGGGCAAGAGCTCCTCGGGCGGCCGTAACAACCTCGGCCGCATCACCGTCCGCTTCCGCGGCGGTGGCCACAAGCGCACGCTTCGCCTCGTCGACTTCAAGCGTCGCGGCAAGGACGGCATCCCGGCGACCGTCGAGCGGCTCGAGTACGATCCGAACCGCACGGCCTTCATCGCCCTGATCAAGTATCAGGACGGCGAACAGGCCTACATCCTGGCGCCGCAGCGCCTGGCTGTCGGCGACACGGTCATCTCGGGTGAGTCGGTCGACGTGAAGCCCGGCAACGCGGCTCCGATGGGCTCGCTGCCGATCGGCACGATCGTCCACAACGTCGAGCTCAAGATCGGCAAGGGCGGCGCTTTGGCCCGTTCGGCCGGCAACTACGCTCAGATCGTCGGTCGCGACCAGGGCTACGTCATCGTTCGCCTGAACTCCGGCGAGCAGCGCCTGATCTCGGGCCAGTGCTACGCCACGGTCGGCGCCGTCTCGAACCCGGATCACATGAACCGGAACGACGGCAAGGCCGGTCGCTCTCGCTGGCTCGGCCGCCGTCCGCATAACCGCGGCGTCTCGATGAACCCGGTCGACCATCCGCACGGCGGTGGTGAAGGCCGGACCTCGGGCGGCCGTCACCCGGTTACGCCCTGGGGTCTGCCGACCAAGGGCAAGAAGACCCGCTCGAACAAGCGGACCGATACGTTCATCGTGTCGAGCCGTCACGCCCGCAAGAAGAAGAACTGA
- the rpsS gene encoding 30S ribosomal protein S19 encodes MARSLWKGPFVDGYLLKKAEVARTSGRNEVIKIWSRRSTILPQFVGLTFGVYNGQKHVPVSVSEEMVGHKFGEFSPTRTFHGHAADKKAKRK; translated from the coding sequence ATGGCGCGTTCGCTTTGGAAAGGTCCGTTTGTCGACGGATACCTCCTGAAGAAGGCCGAGGTCGCCAGGACCTCGGGCCGCAATGAAGTTATCAAGATCTGGAGCCGACGCTCCACGATCCTGCCGCAGTTCGTCGGTCTGACGTTCGGCGTTTACAACGGCCAGAAGCATGTGCCGGTGTCCGTGTCCGAGGAGATGGTGGGCCACAAGTTCGGCGAGTTCTCGCCGACGCGCACCTTCCACGGCCACGCTGCCGACAAGAAGGCGAAGAGGAAGTAA
- the rplV gene encoding 50S ribosomal protein L22 produces the protein MGKASAPRALPDNEAIAIARNLRVSPQKLNLVAQLIRGKKVATALADLEFSRKRIANDVRKCLQSAIANAENNHDLDVDDLVVAQAFVGKALVMKRFHARARGRGARIMKPFSNITIVVREQAAQA, from the coding sequence ATGGGTAAAGCATCAGCCCCCCGTGCGCTGCCGGACAACGAAGCGATTGCGATTGCCCGCAACCTTCGCGTCTCGCCGCAGAAGCTGAACCTCGTCGCTCAGCTGATCCGTGGCAAGAAGGTCGCGACGGCTCTCGCCGATCTCGAGTTCTCGCGCAAGCGCATCGCGAACGACGTTCGCAAGTGCCTGCAGAGCGCGATCGCCAACGCCGAGAACAATCATGATCTCGACGTCGACGATCTCGTCGTTGCCCAGGCCTTCGTCGGCAAGGCGCTCGTGATGAAGCGCTTCCACGCCCGCGCCCGCGGCCGTGGCGCCCGTATCATGAAGCCGTTCTCGAACATCACGATCGTGGTGCGCGAGCAGGCTGCGCAGGCCTGA
- the rplD gene encoding 50S ribosomal protein L4 produces MKFDITTLEGKSAGSVELSDEVFGLEPRADLLARMVRYQLAKRRAGTHKSKGRSEVDRTRKKIYKQKGTGGARHGAASAPQFRGGGKAFGPVLRDHTHDLPKKVRALALRHALSAKAKDAGIIVIDDVKLDEPKTKVLLGHFGKLDLSSALIVGGAEIDTNFGLAARSIPNVDVLPVQGINVYDILRRDKLVLTRAAVDALEARFK; encoded by the coding sequence ATGAAGTTCGATATCACCACTCTCGAGGGCAAGTCGGCCGGTTCGGTCGAGCTGTCGGATGAGGTGTTCGGCCTCGAGCCGCGCGCCGATCTGCTCGCCCGCATGGTCCGCTATCAGCTTGCCAAGCGCCGCGCCGGGACTCACAAGTCCAAGGGCCGCTCGGAAGTCGATCGCACCCGCAAGAAGATCTACAAGCAGAAGGGCACCGGCGGCGCTCGCCACGGCGCGGCTTCGGCTCCGCAGTTCCGCGGCGGCGGCAAGGCCTTCGGCCCCGTGCTGCGCGACCACACTCACGATCTTCCCAAGAAGGTCCGTGCGCTCGCCCTGCGCCATGCGCTCTCGGCCAAGGCCAAGGACGCCGGCATCATCGTCATCGACGACGTGAAGCTCGACGAGCCGAAGACCAAGGTGCTACTCGGCCATTTCGGCAAGCTCGACCTGTCGAGCGCGCTGATCGTCGGCGGCGCCGAGATCGATACCAACTTCGGCCTGGCTGCCCGCTCGATCCCGAATGTCGACGTGCTGCCGGTCCAGGGCATCAACGTCTATGACATCCTGCGTCGCGACAAGCTCGTCCTGACGCGCGCGGCTGTCGATGCGCTGGAGGCGCGCTTCAAATGA
- the rpsG gene encoding 30S ribosomal protein S7 yields MSRRHSAEKREVIPDPKFGDIVVTKFMNSVMYEGKKSTAERIVYGAFDIIEAKTKSEPLGVFKSALENVAPAIEVRSRRVGGATYQVPVEVRTERRQALAIRWLITAARGRNDKTMVERLSAELMDAANNRGNAVKKREDTHRMAEANRAFSHYRW; encoded by the coding sequence ATGTCCCGCCGCCACAGTGCCGAAAAGCGCGAAGTTATCCCGGACCCGAAGTTCGGTGATATCGTCGTCACGAAGTTCATGAACTCCGTGATGTACGAAGGTAAGAAGTCGACCGCCGAGCGGATCGTCTACGGTGCCTTCGACATCATCGAGGCCAAGACCAAGAGCGAGCCGCTCGGTGTCTTCAAGTCGGCGCTTGAGAACGTCGCTCCGGCGATCGAGGTCCGTTCCCGCCGCGTCGGCGGCGCGACCTATCAGGTTCCGGTCGAGGTTCGCACCGAGCGCCGTCAGGCGCTGGCGATCCGCTGGCTGATCACGGCTGCTCGCGGCCGTAACGATAAGACCATGGTGGAGCGCCTGTCGGCCGAGCTGATGGACGCCGCCAACAACCGCGGCAATGCCGTCAAGAAGCGCGAAGACACGCACCGGATGGCGGAAGCCAACCGCGCCTTCTCGCACTACCGCTGGTAA
- the rplC gene encoding 50S ribosomal protein L3, translated as MRSGVIAQKVGMTRIFTDAGEHIPVTVLKLDSCQVVAHRTKEKNGYVAVQLGSGTAKVKNVSKAERGHFAVATVEPKRKVVEFRVSDDALIPVGAELTADHFVVGQFVDVSGTTTGKGFAGGMKRWNFGGLRATHGVSVSHRSIGSTGGRQDPGKTFKNKKMPGHLGAERVTTQNLRVVQTDAERGLILVEGAVPGVAGGWIHVRDAIKRALPKDAPLPGKFKVSGEAKADEAPAAQAEENA; from the coding sequence ATGCGTTCCGGTGTGATTGCACAGAAAGTCGGGATGACCCGCATCTTCACCGATGCCGGCGAACATATCCCGGTCACCGTGCTGAAGCTCGACAGCTGCCAGGTTGTCGCGCATCGCACGAAAGAGAAGAACGGCTACGTGGCCGTGCAGCTGGGCTCCGGCACGGCGAAGGTGAAGAATGTCTCGAAGGCGGAGCGCGGTCATTTCGCGGTCGCCACGGTCGAGCCGAAGCGCAAGGTGGTCGAGTTCCGCGTCAGCGATGACGCCCTGATCCCCGTCGGCGCCGAGCTGACCGCGGACCACTTCGTCGTCGGCCAGTTCGTCGACGTCTCCGGCACCACCACCGGCAAGGGTTTCGCCGGCGGTATGAAGCGCTGGAACTTCGGCGGTCTGCGCGCCACGCACGGCGTCTCGGTCTCGCACCGTTCGATCGGTTCGACCGGCGGCCGCCAAGATCCGGGCAAGACCTTCAAGAACAAGAAGATGCCGGGCCATCTCGGCGCCGAGCGCGTCACCACGCAGAACCTGCGCGTCGTCCAGACGGATGCCGAGCGTGGTCTGATCCTCGTCGAGGGCGCCGTTCCCGGCGTTGCCGGCGGCTGGATCCATGTCCGCGACGCCATCAAGCGCGCCCTGCCGAAGGATGCGCCGCTGCCGGGCAAGTTCAAGGTTTCCGGCGAGGCCAAGGCGGACGAGGCTCCTGCGGCCCAGGCTGAGGAGAACGCGTGA
- the rpsL gene encoding 30S ribosomal protein S12, which translates to MPTISQLIRKPRSPVKARNTAPALESCPQKRGVCTRVYTTTPKKPNSALRKVAKVRLTNGFEVIGYIPGEGHNLQEHSVVMIRGGRVKDLPGVRYHILRGVLDTQGVKNRKQRRSKYGAKRPK; encoded by the coding sequence ATGCCGACAATCAGCCAGCTCATCCGCAAGCCGCGGTCGCCCGTGAAGGCGCGTAACACCGCTCCGGCGCTCGAGTCTTGCCCGCAGAAGCGCGGCGTCTGCACGCGCGTCTATACGACGACCCCGAAGAAGCCGAACTCGGCGCTCCGCAAGGTCGCCAAGGTTCGCCTGACCAACGGCTTCGAGGTGATCGGCTACATTCCGGGTGAAGGCCACAACCTTCAGGAGCACTCTGTCGTCATGATCCGTGGCGGCCGCGTGAAGGACCTTCCCGGCGTGCGCTATCACATCCTGCGCGGCGTGCTCGACACGCAGGGCGTCAAGAACCGCAAGCAGCGCCGTTCGAAGTACGGCGCCAAGCGTCCCAAGTAA
- the fusA gene encoding elongation factor G yields MARSHPIDRYRNFGIMAHIDAGKTTTTERILFYTGKSHKIGEVHDGAATMDWMTQEQERGITITSAATTCLWRDHRLNIIDTPGHVDFTIEVERSLRVLDGAVCVLDGNQGVEPQTETVWRQADKYDVPRVVFVNKMDKIGADFYRCVQDIIDRVAGKPVCLQIPIGSESNFAGVIDLIKMKAIVWNGEALGASFEEKDIPADLLDKATEYRGKLIEAAVDMDDAAMEAYLDGTEPDADTLRRLVRTAVQRRAFHPVLCGSAFKNKGVQPLLDAVVDFLPSPVDRGAVEGIDFKTEEPTTRNPTDEDPFAMLAFKIMDDPFVGTITFCRIYSGKVEAGQGVINSTRDKKERVGRMLLMHANNREDIKEAYAGDIVALAGLKDVRTGDTLCDPAHAVILERMEFPEPVITIAIEPKSKADQEKLGLALSKLANEDPSFRVSTDQESGQTILKGMGELHLDIKVDILKRTYKVDANIGAPQVAYRETLTKKAEIDYTHKKQTGGTGQFARVKLVIEPNETGKGFEFESKVVGGSVPKEYIPGVEKGLNSVIGSGVLAGFPVVDVKVTLIDGAFHEVDSSALAFEIASRAALREGLQKGGSVLLEPIMKVEVVTPEDYTGSVIGDLNSRRGQIQGQDMRGNAVVINAMVPLANMFGYVNQLRSFSQGRANYTMQFDHYEQVPSAVAAEVQAKYA; encoded by the coding sequence ATGGCCCGTTCCCATCCCATCGACCGTTATCGCAACTTCGGCATCATGGCCCACATTGATGCGGGCAAGACGACGACGACCGAGCGTATCCTTTTCTACACCGGCAAGTCGCATAAGATCGGCGAAGTCCATGACGGCGCTGCGACCATGGACTGGATGACGCAGGAGCAGGAGCGTGGCATCACGATCACCTCCGCTGCGACGACCTGCCTGTGGCGCGACCATCGCCTGAACATCATCGACACCCCCGGCCACGTCGATTTCACGATCGAAGTCGAGCGTTCGCTGCGTGTGCTCGACGGCGCCGTCTGCGTTCTCGACGGCAACCAGGGCGTCGAGCCCCAGACCGAGACCGTCTGGCGTCAGGCCGACAAGTACGACGTGCCGCGCGTCGTGTTCGTCAACAAGATGGACAAGATCGGCGCCGATTTCTATCGCTGCGTCCAGGACATCATCGACCGCGTCGCCGGAAAGCCCGTCTGCCTGCAGATTCCGATCGGTTCGGAGTCGAACTTCGCCGGCGTCATCGACCTCATCAAGATGAAGGCGATCGTCTGGAACGGCGAGGCGCTGGGTGCGTCCTTCGAAGAGAAGGATATCCCTGCCGATCTGCTCGACAAGGCCACTGAGTATCGTGGCAAGCTCATCGAGGCCGCCGTCGACATGGACGACGCCGCGATGGAAGCTTACCTCGACGGCACCGAGCCGGACGCCGATACCCTGCGCCGCCTGGTGCGTACGGCCGTCCAGCGCCGCGCGTTCCACCCTGTCCTCTGTGGCTCGGCCTTCAAGAACAAGGGCGTGCAGCCCCTGCTCGATGCCGTCGTCGACTTCCTGCCGTCGCCGGTCGATCGCGGCGCGGTCGAAGGCATCGACTTCAAGACCGAAGAGCCGACCACCCGCAATCCGACGGACGAAGATCCGTTCGCGATGCTCGCCTTCAAGATCATGGACGACCCCTTCGTCGGCACGATCACCTTCTGCCGTATCTATTCGGGCAAGGTCGAAGCCGGCCAGGGCGTCATCAACTCGACCCGCGACAAGAAGGAGCGCGTCGGTCGCATGCTCCTGATGCATGCGAACAACCGTGAGGACATCAAGGAGGCTTATGCCGGCGACATCGTCGCCCTGGCCGGCCTCAAGGACGTCCGCACCGGCGACACGCTCTGCGATCCCGCCCACGCGGTCATCCTGGAGCGCATGGAGTTCCCCGAGCCGGTCATCACGATCGCGATCGAGCCGAAGTCCAAGGCCGACCAGGAGAAGCTGGGCCTCGCCCTGTCGAAGCTCGCGAACGAGGATCCGTCCTTCCGCGTGTCGACCGACCAGGAGAGCGGCCAGACCATCCTGAAGGGCATGGGCGAGCTCCATCTCGACATCAAGGTCGACATCCTGAAGCGCACCTACAAGGTCGATGCCAACATCGGCGCGCCGCAGGTTGCCTATCGCGAGACGCTGACCAAGAAGGCCGAGATCGACTACACCCACAAGAAGCAGACCGGCGGCACGGGCCAGTTCGCCCGCGTCAAGCTCGTCATCGAGCCGAACGAGACCGGCAAGGGCTTCGAGTTCGAGTCGAAGGTCGTCGGCGGCTCGGTGCCGAAGGAGTATATCCCCGGCGTCGAGAAGGGCCTGAACTCGGTCATCGGCTCGGGCGTTCTTGCCGGCTTCCCGGTGGTGGACGTCAAGGTCACGCTGATCGACGGCGCCTTCCACGAGGTCGACTCGTCGGCTCTCGCCTTCGAAATCGCATCCCGTGCGGCGCTGCGCGAAGGTCTGCAGAAGGGCGGCTCCGTGCTGCTCGAGCCGATCATGAAGGTCGAAGTCGTGACCCCGGAAGACTATACCGGCTCGGTCATCGGCGACCTGAACTCGCGTCGTGGCCAGATCCAGGGCCAGGACATGCGCGGCAACGCCGTCGTGATCAACGCGATGGTGCCGCTGGCGAACATGTTCGGCTACGTCAACCAGCTGCGTTCGTTCTCGCAAGGTCGCGCGAACTACACGATGCAGTTCGACCATTATGAGCAGGTGCCGTCGGCAGTCGCCGCCGAGGTCCAGGCCAAGTACGCCTGA
- the tuf gene encoding elongation factor Tu, giving the protein MAKEKFARTKPHCNIGTIGHVDHGKTSLTAAITKVLAETGGASFTAYDQIDKAPEEKARGITISTAHVEYETPARHYAHVDCPGHADYVKNMITGAAQMDGAILVVSAADGPMPQTREHILLARQVGVPALVVFMNKVDLVDDAELLELVEMEIRELLSKYDFPGDDIPITKGSAKAALDNVTPEIGHDAVLALMKTVDDYIPQPERPIDQPFLMPVEDVFSISGRGTVVTGRVERGIVKVGEEIEIVGLKDTVKTTVTGVEMFRKLLDQGQAGDNIGALLRGTKREDVERGQVLCKPGSVKPHTKFKAEAYILTKEEGGRHTPFFTNYRPQFYFRTTDVTGVVTLPEGTEMVMPGDNISMEVTLIAPIAMEEKLRFAIREGGRTVGAGVVASIIA; this is encoded by the coding sequence ATGGCCAAAGAGAAATTCGCTCGTACGAAGCCGCACTGCAACATTGGCACGATTGGTCACGTCGACCATGGCAAGACGTCTTTGACGGCTGCGATCACGAAGGTGCTGGCCGAGACCGGCGGTGCGTCGTTCACGGCGTATGACCAGATCGACAAGGCGCCTGAGGAGAAGGCCCGCGGCATCACGATCTCGACGGCGCACGTCGAGTACGAGACCCCGGCTCGCCACTATGCGCATGTCGACTGCCCCGGCCACGCCGACTATGTGAAGAACATGATCACGGGCGCGGCGCAGATGGACGGCGCGATCCTGGTCGTGTCGGCGGCCGACGGCCCGATGCCGCAGACCCGCGAGCACATCCTGCTGGCGCGCCAGGTCGGCGTTCCCGCGCTGGTGGTGTTCATGAACAAGGTCGACCTGGTCGACGACGCCGAACTGCTCGAGCTGGTGGAGATGGAGATCCGCGAGCTCCTGTCGAAGTACGACTTCCCGGGCGACGACATCCCGATCACCAAGGGCTCGGCCAAGGCGGCTCTGGACAACGTCACGCCGGAGATCGGCCATGACGCGGTGCTGGCGCTGATGAAGACGGTCGACGACTACATCCCGCAGCCTGAGCGTCCGATCGACCAGCCGTTCCTGATGCCGGTCGAGGACGTGTTCTCGATCTCGGGCCGCGGCACGGTGGTGACCGGCCGCGTCGAGCGCGGCATCGTCAAGGTCGGCGAGGAAATCGAGATCGTCGGTCTGAAGGACACGGTCAAGACGACGGTGACGGGCGTCGAGATGTTCCGCAAGCTGCTGGACCAGGGCCAGGCTGGCGACAACATCGGCGCGCTGCTGCGCGGCACGAAGCGCGAGGACGTCGAGCGCGGCCAGGTGCTGTGCAAGCCGGGCTCGGTGAAGCCGCACACGAAGTTCAAGGCCGAGGCCTACATCCTGACGAAGGAAGAGGGTGGCCGTCACACGCCGTTCTTCACCAACTACCGCCCGCAGTTCTACTTCCGCACGACGGACGTGACCGGCGTGGTGACGCTGCCCGAGGGCACGGAGATGGTGATGCCGGGCGACAACATCTCGATGGAGGTGACCCTGATCGCCCCGATCGCGATGGAAGAGAAGCTGCGCTTCGCCATCCGCGAAGGCGGACGTACCGTCGGCGCCGGCGTCGTCGCCAGCATCATCGCGTAA